The following coding sequences lie in one Silvanigrella aquatica genomic window:
- a CDS encoding polysaccharide deacetylase family protein, whose product MIIQNILSIFVLSLCLATLFITLVTYFLYRVKQLLKFNQKNTNIVLESIFFKKYAPYIKIKEKEKDNEFDNKLSDRKTLTYFFGIISGIIFLSFLVGYLFSYFKLGEKTIDSAKYEELISGGLLKEYQLNTLIENPDLVEYISDKKIDDLNLVFKQLNNYKIGIFKSKGKNENLKNHSNAVNLWVEFFKRKKLNFKIITDLKKNNEIDLLLIPQLNSIKYVTRKEIEKLFNNEIGLFATGNIGYFDGLGVKSDKNLSEKIFGVEFKKNDDKKNNSPTVFEGNNVPWCDISPGMQLNIFPVDNNFIAISKTGISSSFESNTQSQIKKYSNSESMIIRSNFVEHPKMRAAWFALDPVTPDKVKANELFYLDLYIAHALQWVLKNPMAVVSTWKGEFNSVFVPSIEVDDDSDNAEKYKDLFKDYDFPVSLFISAERLQKKSALVEDEKNKIIEIASASENDAILQGNTLQNQFENIQNSRLLLEEFWHNKVYGFKPPQNRFDTTTMNAVIQNKMTYIIGNQTLFRFSPVLMNEGSFIYFPKYNLKELTMYKTSKFHNSTMIFNDFQKRFHEVEVLKGAGFFNFPSKSLTTKSLEKGIDQFFKYLKDKNVWKTNFIQLARWWIEKQNIYTTFYQNNEENKLFLEVNNSNPYDVTDIFVFIDTNREIIDGDKNNSIKIIKNNKNNVKMILIKKMLKNSKLNVYFR is encoded by the coding sequence ATGATAATTCAAAATATATTAAGTATATTTGTATTATCGCTATGCTTAGCAACGCTTTTTATTACCTTAGTGACATATTTTTTATATCGTGTGAAGCAATTATTGAAGTTCAATCAAAAAAATACAAATATAGTATTAGAGAGCATTTTTTTTAAAAAATATGCACCTTATATTAAAATAAAGGAGAAAGAAAAGGATAATGAATTTGATAATAAACTGAGTGATCGAAAAACATTAACATATTTTTTTGGAATAATTAGTGGAATCATTTTTTTATCTTTCCTTGTTGGATATTTATTTAGCTATTTTAAACTTGGTGAAAAAACCATTGATTCAGCAAAATATGAAGAACTTATATCTGGAGGACTTTTAAAAGAATATCAATTGAATACATTGATTGAAAATCCTGATTTAGTAGAGTATATATCAGATAAAAAAATTGATGATTTGAATTTGGTTTTTAAACAATTAAATAATTATAAAATCGGTATTTTTAAATCAAAAGGTAAAAATGAAAATTTGAAAAATCACTCTAATGCTGTCAATCTATGGGTCGAATTTTTTAAGAGAAAAAAATTAAATTTTAAAATAATAACAGATTTAAAGAAAAATAATGAAATAGATTTATTGTTAATTCCTCAGCTTAATTCGATTAAGTATGTAACGAGAAAAGAAATAGAAAAATTATTTAATAATGAAATTGGATTGTTTGCTACAGGGAATATTGGATATTTTGATGGCTTAGGAGTAAAAAGTGACAAGAATTTAAGCGAAAAAATATTTGGCGTTGAATTTAAAAAAAATGATGACAAAAAAAATAATTCCCCCACTGTTTTTGAGGGCAATAATGTTCCTTGGTGTGATATTTCCCCAGGAATGCAACTCAATATCTTTCCTGTTGACAACAATTTTATAGCAATTTCTAAAACAGGCATATCCTCAAGTTTTGAGTCAAATACACAGTCACAAATAAAAAAATATTCAAATTCGGAAAGTATGATTATACGTTCTAATTTTGTAGAGCATCCTAAAATGCGGGCAGCTTGGTTTGCATTAGATCCTGTTACACCTGATAAGGTGAAAGCTAATGAATTATTTTATTTAGATTTGTATATTGCTCATGCTTTGCAATGGGTTTTGAAAAATCCCATGGCTGTTGTTTCTACTTGGAAAGGTGAGTTTAATTCCGTTTTTGTCCCTTCTATTGAAGTTGATGACGATTCAGATAATGCAGAAAAATATAAGGATTTATTTAAGGACTATGATTTTCCAGTAAGTCTTTTTATTTCTGCAGAAAGATTACAAAAAAAATCTGCTTTGGTTGAAGATGAGAAAAATAAAATTATCGAAATTGCTTCTGCCAGTGAAAATGATGCTATATTGCAGGGAAATACTTTGCAAAATCAGTTTGAAAATATTCAAAATTCTCGTTTACTACTCGAAGAGTTTTGGCATAATAAAGTATATGGTTTTAAACCTCCGCAAAATCGCTTTGATACCACCACAATGAATGCAGTGATTCAAAATAAAATGACTTATATTATTGGAAATCAAACTTTATTTAGATTTTCTCCCGTACTCATGAACGAGGGATCTTTTATTTATTTTCCAAAATATAATTTAAAAGAATTAACTATGTATAAAACTTCTAAATTTCATAATTCAACAATGATATTTAATGATTTTCAAAAAAGATTTCATGAAGTAGAGGTTTTAAAAGGAGCTGGTTTTTTTAATTTTCCTTCAAAAAGCCTAACTACAAAGAGCTTAGAAAAGGGGATTGATCAGTTTTTTAAATATTTAAAAGATAAAAATGTTTGGAAAACTAATTTTATTCAACTTGCGCGATGGTGGATTGAAAAACAGAATATTTATACTACATTTTATCAAAACAATGAAGAAAATAAATTATTTTTAGAGGTTAATAATTCTAATCCCTATGATGTAACTGATATTTTTGTTTTTATTGATACTAATAGAGAAATTATCGATGGGGATAAAAATAATAGTATTAAGATTATAAAAAATAATAAAAATAATGTTAAAATGATTTTGATTAAAAAAATGCTTAAAAATTCAAAATTAAATGTTTATTTTAGGTAG
- a CDS encoding DNA translocase FtsK → MVSSTDVRNKDSLSNKLQKNEAEDREYLKEYVHILLLGVTFCVFVSIITYNPADPSSFNISSYSLTNTAHVSNTFGLLGASIADWSFQVCGLGSIVFSMIFIVQLLNTFRRPRQRSRFGLRVFGYPQLIICYLGLMSLISPVFHFRGVDVYSGGIIGHMIAKFFVTYIGNMGSIIILSIGVLASLTLALGIRPLASFAYLLSLFPSRSAKNLAGALGEQGAEKETLPMSHEDIFKKSFENKRQIINVDDRKQIHSIAHENASNNNNILNDVTFSKISTESNFSINKKDFELLIQKLEYHKNNFKKNPEIEQQKLKVEARLIEDKLATFGVKGSVIKSQNGPVINLHEFEPASGIKVNKVLSLQDDLSLALKAQSVLIGLQPGKSSLGIELPAQVRETVSLREVMESPLFQNANIPLPVALGKNIDGSPLIADLSSMPHLLVAGSTGSGKSVCINIMLMSLMMSKTPRQLRLLLVDPKMLELSVYDGVGHLLMPVVTEPDKAAGALKWAIDEMERRYKLMKNYQVRNIMAYNNAVTNGEIKQLDPQQPKVDQLPYIVVVVDELSDLMMTSPKDVEDSIQRLAQKARAAGIHLILATQRPSVDVLTGVIKANLPCRLSFQVASRHDSRTIIENMGAEKLLGKGDMLFLPPGISKVIRAQCAYVTDKEINVIAAELKKFYPPVYETNVIQEIERASLGLRQKNDKGSEISPLTLSNDNETIDENTLYERAVEFAREVGNVSTSSIQREFRIGYNRAARLMDRMILEGVVGQAESSGKPRPVIKRF, encoded by the coding sequence ATGGTATCTTCGACAGATGTAAGAAATAAAGATTCTTTAAGCAATAAACTGCAAAAAAATGAAGCGGAAGATAGAGAGTATTTGAAAGAATATGTGCACATATTACTTCTTGGAGTCACATTTTGTGTTTTTGTCTCAATTATTACTTATAATCCAGCCGATCCCAGCTCCTTTAATATCAGTTCTTATTCCTTAACAAATACAGCTCATGTTTCTAATACGTTTGGACTCTTAGGTGCTTCAATCGCTGATTGGAGCTTTCAAGTTTGCGGATTGGGTTCCATCGTTTTTTCTATGATATTTATTGTACAGCTGTTGAATACTTTTAGAAGACCAAGGCAACGTAGTCGTTTTGGCTTGCGCGTTTTTGGTTATCCTCAATTGATTATTTGTTACCTAGGATTGATGTCACTTATTTCTCCCGTGTTTCATTTCCGCGGTGTTGATGTTTACTCTGGTGGAATTATTGGTCATATGATTGCTAAGTTTTTTGTGACCTATATAGGAAATATGGGTTCTATTATAATATTATCAATTGGAGTTTTAGCAAGTTTAACTCTTGCTCTAGGCATTCGTCCTCTGGCTTCATTTGCTTATCTTTTATCTCTTTTTCCTTCTCGTTCCGCTAAAAACTTAGCGGGTGCTCTTGGTGAGCAGGGGGCTGAAAAAGAGACTTTGCCAATGTCACATGAAGATATTTTCAAAAAAAGTTTTGAAAATAAAAGGCAAATTATTAATGTTGATGATAGAAAACAAATTCATTCTATAGCTCATGAGAATGCAAGTAACAATAATAATATTTTAAATGATGTTACCTTTTCTAAAATATCAACAGAATCTAACTTTTCAATAAATAAAAAAGATTTTGAATTATTAATACAAAAACTTGAATATCATAAAAATAATTTTAAGAAAAATCCTGAAATTGAACAGCAAAAATTGAAAGTAGAGGCGCGTCTTATAGAGGATAAATTGGCAACCTTTGGCGTTAAAGGAAGTGTTATAAAAAGCCAAAATGGTCCTGTTATTAATTTGCATGAATTTGAACCTGCTTCAGGAATTAAAGTAAATAAAGTTCTTTCTTTACAAGATGATCTCTCTCTTGCTTTAAAAGCGCAAAGTGTTTTAATTGGGCTACAACCAGGAAAAAGTTCTTTAGGCATTGAACTCCCTGCACAAGTAAGAGAAACCGTTTCTTTAAGAGAAGTTATGGAATCACCTTTATTTCAAAATGCAAATATTCCACTGCCTGTTGCCTTAGGTAAAAATATCGATGGTTCTCCGTTAATTGCTGATTTGTCTTCTATGCCTCATTTGCTAGTTGCAGGTTCTACGGGCTCTGGTAAAAGTGTCTGCATAAATATAATGCTTATGAGCTTAATGATGAGCAAAACACCGCGACAATTACGTTTGCTTCTGGTCGATCCTAAAATGCTGGAACTGTCTGTGTACGATGGTGTGGGGCACTTGTTAATGCCTGTTGTTACGGAGCCTGATAAAGCGGCCGGAGCTCTAAAATGGGCAATAGATGAGATGGAGCGCCGTTATAAGCTCATGAAAAATTACCAAGTCAGAAATATCATGGCATACAATAATGCTGTGACAAATGGTGAAATTAAACAACTCGATCCGCAACAGCCTAAAGTAGATCAATTGCCTTATATTGTGGTGGTGGTTGATGAATTAAGTGATTTAATGATGACTTCACCAAAAGATGTTGAAGACAGTATTCAACGACTTGCTCAAAAAGCCCGTGCTGCTGGAATTCATTTGATTCTTGCAACACAACGTCCCAGTGTGGATGTTTTAACCGGGGTCATTAAAGCCAACCTGCCCTGTCGTTTGAGTTTTCAGGTGGCTTCGCGGCATGACAGTAGGACAATTATTGAAAATATGGGTGCTGAAAAACTACTTGGAAAAGGCGACATGTTGTTCCTTCCCCCTGGTATTAGCAAGGTCATTCGTGCGCAGTGTGCCTATGTAACAGATAAAGAAATTAATGTTATTGCAGCAGAATTGAAGAAGTTTTATCCTCCCGTTTATGAAACCAACGTCATTCAAGAAATTGAAAGGGCTTCCCTTGGTTTAAGACAAAAAAATGACAAAGGGAGCGAAATAAGTCCACTTACTTTATCGAATGATAATGAGACGATTGATGAAAATACACTTTACGAAAGAGCTGTCGAGTTTGCGAGGGAAGTAGGTAATGTCAGCACTTCAAGTATTCAGAGAGAATTCCGAATAGGTTATAACCGTGCGGCTCGCTTAATGGATAGAATGATTCTTGAAGGTGTGGTGGGACAAGCAGAGTCGTCTGGCAAACCAAGGCCTGTTATCAAAAGATTTTAG
- a CDS encoding EI24 domain-containing protein, whose product MTHSPFHQIFLGFKAPVYSVRFFLRNKVLLLLGIGPHIINLFIYFWIIRSIVIAKWVKPLFHSLELRWEGTFVAPLFNPVLIEVVIWIIGVLLYGIFGTAFVNAVASPLYDIIAQKAYEKTSGRNIPKQTFMDFIDSIISEITKAVVIICLVIISLFVQIFAPLVFFAAIWYLGWNSIDRTLLLMNIPLKKRLRFGLKNWGLCIGLGFWNYIPIIGALMAFAMAAAGAIAVAKHEDCSEERN is encoded by the coding sequence ATGACCCATTCGCCGTTCCACCAAATTTTTTTAGGCTTTAAAGCCCCTGTCTATTCTGTCAGATTTTTTTTACGCAATAAAGTTTTGTTACTTTTAGGCATCGGTCCTCATATCATTAATCTCTTTATATACTTCTGGATTATCCGAAGTATCGTCATTGCCAAATGGGTTAAACCTCTTTTTCATTCCCTTGAATTACGTTGGGAAGGAACTTTCGTGGCTCCCCTGTTTAATCCGGTTTTGATTGAAGTTGTCATATGGATAATCGGGGTACTTCTTTACGGTATTTTTGGCACCGCCTTTGTCAATGCCGTTGCCAGTCCATTATACGACATAATTGCACAAAAAGCATATGAAAAAACATCAGGTAGAAATATTCCAAAACAAACCTTTATGGATTTTATTGACAGCATCATTTCCGAAATTACGAAAGCCGTCGTCATTATATGTCTTGTTATTATTTCTCTTTTTGTTCAAATATTTGCACCCCTCGTTTTCTTTGCGGCCATTTGGTATTTAGGCTGGAATAGTATCGATCGTACCTTACTTTTAATGAATATACCTCTAAAAAAAAGACTCCGTTTTGGTTTAAAAAATTGGGGATTGTGCATTGGACTCGGATTTTGGAACTATATTCCCATTATTGGAGCTCTCATGGCTTTTGCCATGGCCGCAGCAGGAGCAATCGCCGTTGCTAAACATGAAGACTGTAGTGAGGAGAGAAATTGA
- a CDS encoding polysaccharide deacetylase family protein: protein MNLIYFIIFSILIFFPIELSATEENIFKFKNTVELGITIDDLPAAGPDIPFMTRQEVSDKLIKTLKEKKVPEVYGFANGTLLYNTEMQKKILTDWKKAGYLIGNHTFAHLNLKNVSAEEYIKDIERNESVLIDHASSVSELKVFRYPYLMEGENLDKRYSVRSYFKNRNYKIAQVSIDSSDWDFNEAYLRCKKLNLKEKENELVEKYIKNIVEVLKYNEALSKYIYGQNRKTPQVLLLHFNSLNANYLGLVLDKINKMNVKFVSASKAFNDSIFQEDSAIPMASGLPFYEQVRRSHNLKFEGYPFPENNTKWLNKQCEE, encoded by the coding sequence ATGAATTTAATTTATTTTATTATTTTTTCAATATTAATTTTTTTTCCTATTGAATTATCAGCTACTGAAGAAAATATATTTAAATTTAAAAATACTGTAGAATTAGGAATCACTATTGATGATTTACCAGCTGCAGGCCCCGACATTCCCTTTATGACTCGTCAAGAAGTGTCGGATAAGTTAATAAAAACTTTAAAAGAAAAAAAGGTGCCTGAAGTTTATGGATTTGCAAATGGCACATTACTTTACAATACTGAAATGCAAAAGAAAATATTAACTGATTGGAAAAAAGCAGGATATTTAATTGGCAATCATACATTTGCACATTTAAATTTAAAAAATGTAAGCGCTGAAGAATACATTAAAGACATAGAACGCAATGAATCCGTTTTAATTGACCATGCTTCATCGGTTTCTGAACTCAAAGTATTTCGCTACCCTTACTTAATGGAAGGTGAAAATCTTGATAAAAGGTATTCAGTTCGCAGTTATTTTAAAAATAGAAATTATAAAATTGCTCAAGTCTCAATTGATTCTAGCGATTGGGACTTTAATGAAGCCTATTTAAGATGTAAAAAACTAAATTTGAAAGAAAAAGAAAATGAACTTGTTGAAAAATATATTAAAAATATAGTTGAAGTTTTAAAGTATAATGAAGCATTATCAAAATATATTTATGGTCAAAACAGAAAAACTCCACAGGTTTTATTACTTCATTTCAACTCTTTAAATGCAAACTATTTAGGATTAGTGTTAGATAAAATCAATAAAATGAATGTAAAGTTTGTATCAGCTTCTAAGGCCTTTAACGATTCTATTTTTCAAGAAGATTCCGCAATTCCTATGGCAAGTGGTCTTCCTTTTTATGAACAAGTGAGAAGATCGCACAATTTAAAATTTGAAGGATATCCCTTTCCTGAAAATAATACGAAATGGCTAAATAAACAATGTGAAGAATAA
- a CDS encoding Hpt domain-containing protein, whose translation MTDNIKHINSQTIEGLKMLQEDGEPDFLADLIDTLLKTTPQKIVNIDNFLNQNDLVAASKESHSIKSSVRALGAEKLGNICQSLEDLKATNRVDDAKNIFSTLKEEYELVTKELNEIKGSLK comes from the coding sequence ATGACTGATAATATAAAGCATATCAATAGTCAGACCATAGAAGGTCTAAAAATGCTTCAAGAAGACGGCGAACCCGATTTTTTGGCGGATTTAATTGATACTCTTCTAAAAACAACCCCACAAAAAATAGTAAACATCGATAATTTTTTAAATCAAAATGATCTCGTTGCTGCCTCTAAAGAATCTCACTCTATTAAATCGAGCGTGCGCGCCCTTGGAGCTGAAAAACTTGGAAATATCTGTCAGTCATTGGAAGATTTAAAAGCAACAAATAGGGTTGATGACGCAAAAAATATTTTTTCTACCTTAAAAGAAGAATATGAATTAGTCACAAAGGAATTAAATGAAATAAAGGGTTCATTAAAATGA
- a CDS encoding helix-turn-helix domain-containing protein, whose product MNMTQAAYQIDKNALGVTYETAALVGSRLRQAREMKRLSPSQVSARIKIRDRYIEAIEIGDWDVLPPGLNGRGLIRLYARELAVAIPEFEAFHHLQTVMIEKQSESLMASVSKKSKYNPAAEESAEVIRSISRSDFKKNSNYDSSYESTPSSFDESHSLPNQTSKAYTRPVFNQRNTSTTPASIVTPNIYEVLGLEVEHNKTSHAKPEYETREVIHTKSNLPNAEPIKRNYSEVVSVPAAALEQEIKPSHVVVHQESSEVFQQIKKEVPFSFHKEPKKEAEPKKKLFELNPLQVVVVLGVAMVFIFVSLFLFSKNSNQIKETNLSAKQIESDIGESEPLSNSLVNSNIPATTKDAKAAEYPPQTQTVAEKGKNENASSPQKVSNVLEVERIAKLNIISKVNLTIEADGQQIFSGIHGSGVLDVPFKNNAEIVISDASKVNLIYEGIDHGALGYAGRKRKIILNARPYVE is encoded by the coding sequence ATGAATATGACCCAAGCCGCATACCAGATTGATAAAAATGCACTTGGCGTTACCTATGAAACTGCGGCACTTGTGGGGAGTCGCTTGCGTCAAGCTCGCGAGATGAAAAGGCTTTCACCGTCACAGGTTTCGGCGCGCATTAAAATCAGAGATCGTTACATTGAAGCCATTGAAATTGGTGATTGGGATGTTCTTCCTCCGGGATTAAATGGGAGGGGACTTATAAGGCTTTATGCCCGTGAATTAGCTGTTGCCATTCCTGAATTTGAAGCTTTTCATCATCTGCAAACTGTGATGATAGAAAAACAGTCGGAAAGTCTTATGGCTTCCGTATCTAAAAAATCAAAATACAACCCAGCCGCTGAGGAATCTGCGGAAGTGATCCGTTCTATCTCGAGGAGTGATTTTAAAAAAAATTCTAATTATGATTCCTCCTATGAATCTACTCCGTCGAGTTTTGATGAGTCCCATTCTTTACCAAATCAGACTTCAAAAGCCTATACAAGACCTGTTTTTAATCAAAGAAATACTTCAACAACGCCGGCATCAATTGTAACCCCAAATATTTATGAAGTATTAGGTCTTGAAGTTGAGCATAATAAAACATCTCATGCCAAGCCTGAGTATGAAACACGTGAAGTGATTCATACCAAATCAAACTTACCTAATGCGGAACCTATTAAAAGGAATTATTCAGAAGTTGTTTCTGTGCCAGCAGCTGCACTGGAACAAGAAATAAAACCATCACATGTTGTAGTTCATCAAGAAAGTTCTGAAGTTTTTCAACAGATTAAAAAAGAAGTTCCTTTTTCATTTCATAAAGAACCCAAAAAAGAAGCGGAACCAAAAAAGAAACTATTTGAATTAAATCCATTACAAGTTGTTGTTGTATTGGGCGTTGCAATGGTTTTTATCTTTGTGAGTTTATTTCTTTTTTCTAAAAATTCAAATCAAATTAAAGAAACTAATTTATCTGCTAAGCAAATTGAAAGCGATATTGGTGAAAGTGAGCCCCTTTCAAATTCATTAGTCAATTCAAATATCCCAGCAACAACAAAAGATGCTAAGGCTGCCGAATATCCTCCACAGACACAAACAGTTGCGGAAAAGGGAAAAAATGAAAATGCCTCCTCTCCTCAAAAAGTATCAAACGTTCTTGAAGTGGAACGTATTGCAAAACTAAATATCATTTCAAAAGTGAATCTTACGATTGAAGCAGACGGGCAACAAATTTTTTCAGGAATTCATGGTTCTGGCGTTCTCGATGTTCCCTTTAAAAATAATGCTGAAATCGTGATCTCAGATGCTTCCAAAGTGAATCTAATTTATGAAGGAATTGATCATGGTGCTCTGGGGTATGCGGGAAGAAAAAGAAAAATTATATTAAATGCTAGACCGTACGTAGAATAA